The nucleotide sequence AAAGTATTCttttaccgtgtaaacagacggaattcccacgggaattcccatgagattttccattccggatgggaattccggatggaaattcccatattgaactgtcaaatttttaccatttgctctatgcgcctctggtggacttcaagcgcaacacaaaaatgctccgaagatttgaatttcaaattgtgttttttccgaatataaataacggaatataTATCTGGAAGATTTtaggtactttattttattaaaatggctCTATTATATTACGTGTTGTCTTTTATACTCAATTATTTAAATAACAAAGTCTTTAGAATAATTGAAACAGCTTTTGGGATACTCTCAAATAAATTTAGGATAATTCGGGGGGAAATCGAAGTACAACCAGAGTTTTCTACTACTATTGTACAGGCTGTAATTCCTCTCCACAAATTTATAAGAAAGACCAGCCATAGTAAAgatctaatttttgaaaatgttcttaACGTTGATGTTTTAGAAGGAAATAATAGACATATCCCCGGCAGACCAAGCAGCGAAGCAAATTTAAGCAGagataaatataaagattttttgtataataattgaatggaCATTGTTCGAAAGAAGATGTctgtaaaaaattttttaaaactctattttcaataaattgaacgataaaaagaatattcttcttttatttcaaagtaatattttatagccgaaaattaattttctaatgtTTCCGGCTATAACTCCTATTAGTGAACTTCGACAGCTCTTACTATTCTTTAAGTGCCttctctaaattattatattctttacatttttttaataatggaatCTAGTGAAAAAGATAtgttttgaatctgcctttccactTATTAAAACCACTTCTGAAatattattgatgaatatttaattcactccagaaacactaatatttccaaaattattatattattaataatcggttttaaatttgctttcaaaaaatttttttgatcactattttacaagttttttcatatattacttgctcaaaaacaccccaaataaaattttcggaattttccggaagcaaaaagctatctcgagggagatagctttttgccattttagaaaattgaatatttcaccctccaacggaaaatttccatttgaaattcaaaatatttcaagacattcgggcagtttcgtgcacttttgcagagggcgcttgtatagcaaatttaccatttgctcgtgggaattcccgtgggaattccgtctgtttaagCGGTTAGTGGTGTTTCGATAGAGCTTGGTGGTTCACTAGCCGATGCTGTTGCGAGGAGCTCTCGAGAAAGGTGGGTGTCGACTGTTGAGGGTCTCAATCTCTCTCACAGTAGCCATCAGGCGTGGAGGTTGATACGACACCTCAGCAGCGACACCGGCAAGACCGCAGTGACTTCCGCAAGTCACTGCTAACTAAATCGTTCAACAATTGCTCTTGAATGACAAAGTTGGTAAAACCCGAGGCTAAGCCAAAAATATTTCGGAATATCGCCTCAGGGGTCGATCGCTTGTCCCCGCCTTTTTGTGTGACGAACTCACTCCCTGCTCGGTGTCCTGATTCTTTTGGACTTCTCGAAGGCCTTTGACAGTATTTCACATGATCTGTTGTGCCACAAATTGAAACACTTATTTGGTTTCTCTGATGTGTCAGTGAAGTTGATTGCTTCATACCGTACATCTCGCTCTCAGACTGTATGGTCTGGTGGACAAATATCGGATGTGCTTGGTATTTCTCGGGGCGTCCCTCAGGGCTCAATTCTAGGATCCatcttattttcactttttattaacgATCTTCAGCAAGTTCTCCGCTATTGTGATTATCACCACCGCTATTGTGGTTCAGGTGTACTGCTCTGGAGATCCGTCCCATTCATTTTACACATTTGAGGCCATCAATGATGATCTCTCAAGAATTGGTGAATGGGCTGATTGCAACGGCCTTTTTCTTAATCCGGCTAAATCTCAAGCCTTAATCAATCACACCAGGTGGAGGAATCCTGAACCTCACCCAGTTTATCTCTCAAATGAGGTGATTCCTTTCATTTCTAGGGACAAGGACCTGGGTATCATTTTTAATGAAACTCTGACATGGTCTGATAATGCTGCTGAGATTTGCAGGAAAGTTTTCCTCACTTTGCGCACTTTGCGACGTCTTCAGTCTTTCACGCCTCAGGGTACAAGGTTTCTATTAGTTAGAGCTTTAATTGTCCTATTCTTCATCACGTACGgggttgaaatatttttcagtgctAACGCTGAAAAACAGGCCCAACTGAATAGGGCATTTAACTCTTGTTTGCGGTATGTCTTCGGACTCCGCAAGTTTGATCATATTTCTCCTTGGGTGGATTCAATCCTTGGTCTTCCTCTGTTTCCTTATCTGGAGACTCGTGCTGTAGACTATTTCACGGTTACGATGTGTTGGTATGCCACGGTATCTTGCGGAGCTTGTGGTGACTGGATCATCAACTAGGGCTTCGTGCCTCCGTGTGCCCAGTTCAGGTTGTCGCATTCTCTGCGACTCCTTATTTGTTGAGAGAATCGTTCTTTGGAATAATTTACCTCGCGAGCGGAAGAGGGAGCTTATCCTTAGATTTGTGGGTACCGCGCGCTTCTCGTGCCccacatgagttttactttctttttttaactttaaaacttaCTATAAATATGAATTTATACTAATTGTAaaaaggacagattgtcctattgttttccaataaattgaatttaattgaattgaatgttGCCTCAGAGGTCGATCGCTTGTCCGTGCCTTTTTGTGTGGACGAACTCACTTCGTCTATTAAAGCGATGAAAAACTGGAAGGCGGCAGGCGTTGACGGCCTGTGTTCTGAACAGATTAAGAATTTTGAACCCGTCACTGTGGACTGGATCCTTAAATTCCTAAGCAAGTTGACGTTGCTCTTAACGTTACCGCCCGTATAGTAACAGGGTGCTTATATATAGTTATAGTAACAAGGGCACGCCACTGGACAAACTCTATCCCTTAGCAGGAATTGCTCCACTAAGGGTGAGGAAACAAATCATCTCCTGTAgagagatgtccaaggtttTTTCTGAACTGAAGCATCTTCTCCATGGTCACAAAAATCCAAGAGCAAAGCTGAATTCTCGTAGGAACTTTTGCCACTCTGTCAAACCACTTGACCAATCACAGGAGGAGGCTAGACTcaatctgtggaaggaagtctttctatcagattttgtcgaattaagggaaggccttcctcctggtggtgaccaagactggaagaCATAGAAttctctcaatcgtttgagaagtGGTGTAGCGCGCTCGAGAAACAACAGAAGGCGATGGGGATTTTCCAAATGTGATATCCTTtgtgactgtggggtgatcCAAACCACCCCCCACTTCTGTGTTTATCCGTTGTCCCCTGCCCCTTTTGGCGCAgaagatttgatgtcggcaagtccgcttgccattgacgtggcccgtttttaGGCAAGACAAATTTGATTTTAggtctcgacacgattaataataatagtcgATCTATGCCCCGGTCTCAATAGGTAATTTTCTTCTTGCAGTTATGTGCAGTTTTCCGAATATCTGGGCTTCGTGAAGACAATGGATGAATTTCGGGGAATGAAACTCGTAAGAAAGGACGGTGATAAAAATCTTGCTGTGAATATCATTGTGGATTTTGACAAGACCAAACATCTCAGTGACTCTTCGCTAAAGAGGCGACGACTTGTTCGGGAACGTCTAATAGCAAAAGATCGTGCTTTGGAGGAGGAAGATCGTAAGAAGCAGAAAGAGTTGGAGCAGAAGAGAGAGCGTGAGAGGCAACGCGAAGAGGAACGTAAACGTATTGAGTTGGAGAAACAAAAGGAGCGCGAGGAGAAGCGCAAAGAGAAGCATTTGAAGAAGTTGCGCGAGAAGGAACAAATAGAGCTCAATGATAAAATTCGGGCAGAAGAGAAGAAATTGCTGGAGACTCAGAGAAAACTCGAGAGTATTCGATTGCTTGATGCTCTGTTTGaacgaattaaaataaaatccaatGAGTTGTTGGAGTCGAAAAAGGAAGAGGAAAAGAATTCATCGAGAAAGAAGGAGAAGAAAggcaaaaaattggaaaatttgccAGAGAATGATTTGAGGAAGAAATTAGTAAGTCGATATAAAAGCACGCATGAGGAAGAACTGGAAAAGAGGCGTGAGAAACTCAAGAAAGTTCGGGATGACGTGATACTGCAAGATCTTCTGGTGAAAGGACGCTCGAGATCTCCCAGTATCGATACAATAAGTTCCAATGATAGTGTTTTCAGTGACACTAGTACAAAATCTGGAAataggaagaagaagaaaaaagccaAAAAGATTAGAAAATCTTCTTCCTCATCAGAAGGTAAAATTATTTGGTTAGATAATTTCTTAGAGATGCCTAGGTACAAGACTTTGTTTTCGTTTTTGTTTGTAGAAAATGATAAAGTGGGGAAAGCCTTGGTTCAACCACCAGCTTTTCCAGCAATGTATAATCCCGAAACTGGAGAATATATTCCAGTGGGAATGTATCCATATGCTGGATTCTTCCCACCACCCATTGCTCCAGGATTGACTCAGGCATATTTTCCGGGAATGGACGGCATGAAGTCTTATAGGGGAGGTGGAGGAGGAGGTGGCTATTCACGGTATCCTCGTGGTCCGAGAGGTAGAAGCTCTTACCGCGGTGGACGTGGATATCACTATGGGGGTGGTGGATATCGGTAAGTGGgagataaattattaaattttgtaagaatttaAGATAATAAATTCTTTTCAGGGGGTATGATTATGGAGATGATTACAAATATCGACGAAATGAGCATGATGATCGTCGATCGAGATCGTACTCGAGATCACGGAGTCGGTCAAAGTCTCGCCGTAGACGTTCAAGAAGTCGCTCACATTCGCGTGAGAGATCACGGGAAAAATCTCGGGAACGATCTCGATCGCGATCACGCTCCAAATCACGATCGAGGGGTAAAAACCGCCGATTGGCATCGACAAGACGATCGCGGGGTCGTTCGTCGTCTTCCTCTGCATCAGGACGTTGGTCATCGCGATCGCGTAGCCGAGGAAGGCATCGATCTCGTAGAACATGGTCCAGAGACAGGTGAGTTGTAAGAAACCATTACCCAggcaagataaaaaaaatctggtttgtcatttgaacactgagaaaaaaaagaggctgcgattaatttttttccttataaatttaacactttttttagat is from Phlebotomus papatasi isolate M1 chromosome 1, Ppap_2.1, whole genome shotgun sequence and encodes:
- the LOC129802942 gene encoding A-kinase anchor protein 17A; this translates as MNIQTIRNVSDCVPLYLPHSLYLKPIAKINISVSLPPAVVGKNISNWDVMEKLRSMIEPETFSILKVSKSTLEFIRLEAEVEDRAKLKNVVARIDGRMIKLANFTEHVRVRASEAKEDFPTRHDWDTFFRDARNMDEMKAGERPDTIHISNLPITWFCPRHMENADHPKPSENIFKRIFEKFGEVRCVDIPICDPYRTKMKSHLTGAQTFSFDNEVYFEGYVQFSEYLGFVKTMDEFRGMKLVRKDGDKNLAVNIIVDFDKTKHLSDSSLKRRRLVRERLIAKDRALEEEDRKKQKELEQKRERERQREEERKRIELEKQKEREEKRKEKHLKKLREKEQIELNDKIRAEEKKLLETQRKLESIRLLDALFERIKIKSNELLESKKEEEKNSSRKKEKKGKKLENLPENDLRKKLVSRYKSTHEEELEKRREKLKKVRDDVILQDLLVKGRSRSPSIDTISSNDSVFSDTSTKSGNRKKKKKAKKIRKSSSSSEENDKVGKALVQPPAFPAMYNPETGEYIPVGMYPYAGFFPPPIAPGLTQAYFPGMDGMKSYRGGGGGGGYSRYPRGPRGRSSYRGGRGYHYGGGGYRGYDYGDDYKYRRNEHDDRRSRSYSRSRSRSKSRRRRSRSRSHSRERSREKSRERSRSRSRSKSRSRGKNRRLASTRRSRGRSSSSSASGRWSSRSRSRGRHRSRRTWSRDRSRSRDRGKSKSRSWSKSRSKSRTKSRSKSRSRSRSKRKNSAPQIKLHPEKLVKTAKEIQRNVAEKLQERLREEEEMKKNLLEMEKEERERESRAKVEESLEKMKDAREMKRRSNSADIDNSNFISTSPKQLSLSPEAEDESLRTSLQ